The Alosa sapidissima isolate fAloSap1 chromosome 16, fAloSap1.pri, whole genome shotgun sequence genome has a segment encoding these proteins:
- the LOC121684884 gene encoding uncharacterized protein LOC121684884, whose translation MTTHANFYMKTSLALCGRMNVANEPLTDCKHAVALLRGLNMQREFGQFCDCVIQLQINPGRLFLAHKSVLAASSPVLASLITSQGALLDLQSPCLSPETMEYLLDFIYTGKLPPKSQEDSVLSVAVDLQMQELQYALIFRRSTLSEFLNIQDKLNRKWPFPEEQHEEGNRMSPSFPHGSKRPLPSCLSCEAVPVIRHASACRKLSPMQESSTPNYDLDIASDLHGRESDSSQSVHLPSYRHKLRDHNFQNMDKNDDNSFEPVSKKAKVVSHVLPSDVLCHQTETPKDFEDELLESGSEAFVKTSITVSPKTVCVSAQIRHAIHQEEDLSPHAKASRGLVLSDASRNDGCHGHLHLNNSHYEHNDDASHQFRLAENDHGESHASLEFLDVSENIPVDNSHCISEAHAEAGQRNVLCHLQSEDDQPYAVHVAISREKYHQAVDLQSSRPSSDSKSLFDLDRCDAQGAVVSNHSITADTPVVHESAQDYRSSTSETSSIDQEDDYDLFGPQISSMHTYLGQVRYHCISREPQQVTGSSDSDEEGLYTTPADTGSGKHGSVPGIPLSDASASEPSMGTFDLGKAQVNPGLNLVAQPYQCTMCDRAFSQRGSLNRHMRSHLGVRPYSCPQCPMTFSRQYRVTEHMRVHQRGCEDLQRAGPT comes from the exons ATGACAACTCATGCAAACTTCTACATGAAAACTTCTCTCGCCTTGTGTGGCAGAATGAAT GTGGCAAATGAGCCCTTAACTGACTGCAAACATGCAGTGGCCCTCTTGAGGGGGCTAAACATGCAGCGAGAGTTCGGGCAGTTTTGCGACTGTGTCATACAGTTGCAAATCAACCCTGGAAGGCTCTTTTTAGCCCATAAAAGTGTCCTGGCTGCATCAAGCCCTGTGCTAGCTTCTCTCATCACCAGTCAAGGAGCACTTTTGGATTTGCagtccccctgtctctctccagagACCATGGAATACTTGTTAGACTTTATCTACACGGGCAAACTACCTCCAAAAAGCCAAGAGGACTCTGTACTGTCGGTTGCTGTTGACCTACAGATGCAAGAACTCCAGTATGCATTGATCTTCAGGAGAAGTACACTGTCTGAGTTTTTGAACA TCCAAGATAAATTGAACAGAAAGTGGCCATTTCCTGAGGAGCAACATGAAGAAGGAAACCGTATGTCTCCATCGTTCCCACACGGATCAAAGAGGCCTTTGCCATCCTGCTTAAGTTGTGAAGCGGTACCTGTTATTCGTCATGCAAGTGCCTGCAGGAAGTTGTCACCGATGCAAGAATCAAGCACACCAAATTATGACCTGGACATTGCCTCTGACCTGCATGGCAGGGAATCTGACAGTAGCCAAAGTGTGCACCTTCCTTCTTATAGACATAAACTACGTGATCACAACTTTCAAAACATGGACAAGAATGATGACAATTCATTTGAGCCAGTATCCAAAAAAGCTAAGGTTGTTTCCCATGTGCTTCCTTCAGATGTACTCTGTCACCAAACTGAAACTCCCAAAGACTTTGAGGATGAACTTTTGGAATCAGGGAGTGAGGCATTTGTTAAAACAAGCATTACTGTGTCTCCAAAGACggtttgtgtgtctgcacaaATCAGGCATGCTATACACCAAGAGGAGGACTTGAGTCCACATGCAAAGGCCAGCAGGGGTCTTGTCCTTAGCGATGCCTCAAGGAACGATGGCTGTCATGGCCATCTTCATTTGAACAATTCACATTATGAGCACAATGACGATGCTTCACACCAGTTCAGACTTGCTGAAAATGACCACGGCGAGTCTCATGCCTCCCTAGAGTTTTTAGATGTTTCAGAAAATATTCCTGTGGACAACTCCCACTGTATCAGTGAAGCACACGCTGAAGCAGGTCAGCGCAATGTTTTGTGTCATTTGCAGTCAGAGGATGACCAACCGTACGCGGTGCATGTTGCGATAAGCAGGGAGAAATACCACCAGGCTGTTGACTTGCAGAGCAGTAGGCCGTCTTCTGATTCTAAATCATTGTTTGATTTAGATAGGTGTGATGCACAAGGCGCAGTTGTTTCAAATCACAGTATTACAGCAGACACTCCTGTAGTCCATGAATCAGCCCAAGATTATCGTAGCAGCACATCTGAGACTTCCAGCATTGATCAGGAGGATGACTATGACCTGTTTGGCCCTCAGATCTCTAGTATGCACACCTACCTAGGACAAGTGAGGTATCACTGTATCAGCAGAGAGCCTCAACAAGTCACAGGGTCAAGCGATTCAGACGAGGAAGGACTTTACACAACGCCAGCGGACACTGGCAGCGGAAAACACGGATCCGTGCCTGGCATTCCCCTCTCCGATGCCTCCGCCAGTGAGCCATCCATGGGAACATTTGACCTTGGCAAGGCCCAAGTGAACCCCGGGCTGAACCTGGTGGCGCAGCCGTACCAGTGCACCATGTGCGACCGGGCCTTCAGCCAGCGCGGTTCCCTGAACAGGCACATGCGCTCCCACCTTGGTGTCCGGCCGTACTCCTGCCCGCAGTGCCCGATGACTTTT